The Mesorhizobium loti genome includes a region encoding these proteins:
- a CDS encoding [protein-PII] uridylyltransferase encodes MARISLKLDELIDGEALRREMTALTAATAGDGSGQAARSGVLQLLKGRLAEGRTIAERMLRDDGGGSACAARLSHLMDEIIRALYDFAVTHVYRVKNPSSAERMAVVAVGGYGRGTLAPGSDIDLLFLLPYKQTPWGEQTVEYMLYMLWDLGLKVGHATRNIDECLRLSRTDVTIRTSILEARFLWGDEKLYDELMLRFDHEVVRTTGPEYVQAKLAERDDRHAKAGESRYLVEPNVKDGKGGLRDLQTLFWIGKYFYRVRTGEELVDKGVFTEGEYREFQKAEDFLWAVRCHMHFLTGKAEERLHFDIQREIAERLGYTTHPGLSAVERFMKHYFLVAKDVGDLTRIFCAALEEEQAKHVPGFNRIFLTFSRRKRKLAGTSDFIVDNHRINIADDQVFERDPVNLLRLFWFADKHGLEFHPDALKLLTRSLGLVNKSLRRDEEANRLFLDILTSDRNAELNLRRMNEAGLLGRLIPDFGKIVAMMQFSMYHHYTVDEHLIRCIGVLAEIERGDGEKVHPLSHTLMPGLKKSREALYVAVLLHDIAKGRPEDHSEAGARIARRICPHMGLSPADTETVAWLVENHLVMSMTAQTRDLNDRKTIEDFAAIVQSVERLKMLLILTVCDIRGVGPGVWNGWKGQLLRTLYYETELLLTGGFSEVSRAQRTTAARERLAEALADWPDKARKRYVGQHYENYLLTVDLADQLRHAEFIREADASGNKLATMVKTHQFEAVTEITVLAQDHPRLLSVIAGACAGAGGNIVDAQIFTTSDGRALDTILISREFDRDEDERRRAERVGRLIEDVLSGKSWLPEMIEKRTKPRRGAKVFKIPPRAEIRNTLSNRFSVVEVEGLDRPGLLSEITGTLSDLSLDIASAHITTFGEKVIDTFYVTDLTGQKIDNPARIATIRNRLMATLEGIVPERGGKARAAAAE; translated from the coding sequence ATGGCAAGAATCTCCCTGAAGCTCGACGAACTGATCGACGGCGAAGCCTTGCGCCGCGAGATGACCGCGCTGACCGCGGCCACGGCAGGCGACGGTTCCGGACAGGCCGCGCGCAGCGGTGTGCTCCAGCTGCTCAAGGGGCGGTTGGCCGAGGGGCGCACCATTGCCGAACGCATGCTGCGGGACGATGGCGGCGGCAGCGCCTGCGCTGCGCGGCTGTCGCATCTCATGGATGAGATCATCCGGGCGCTTTACGATTTCGCCGTCACCCATGTCTACCGGGTCAAGAACCCGTCTTCGGCGGAGCGCATGGCCGTCGTCGCTGTCGGCGGCTACGGCCGCGGCACGCTGGCGCCCGGGTCCGACATCGACCTGTTGTTCCTGCTGCCCTACAAGCAGACGCCGTGGGGCGAACAGACCGTCGAATACATGCTCTATATGCTGTGGGATCTGGGGCTGAAGGTTGGCCACGCCACCCGCAACATCGACGAATGCCTGCGCCTGTCGCGCACCGATGTCACCATCCGCACCTCGATCCTCGAAGCGCGTTTCCTGTGGGGCGACGAAAAACTCTATGACGAACTGATGCTGCGCTTCGACCATGAGGTGGTGCGCACGACCGGCCCCGAATACGTCCAGGCCAAGCTTGCCGAACGCGACGACCGCCATGCCAAGGCGGGCGAAAGCCGCTATCTCGTCGAGCCCAACGTCAAGGACGGCAAGGGCGGCCTGCGCGACCTGCAGACGCTGTTCTGGATCGGCAAATATTTCTACCGGGTGCGCACCGGCGAGGAACTGGTCGACAAGGGCGTCTTCACCGAAGGCGAATACCGGGAGTTCCAGAAGGCCGAGGATTTCCTGTGGGCGGTACGATGCCACATGCATTTCCTCACCGGAAAAGCCGAAGAACGGCTGCATTTCGACATCCAGCGCGAGATTGCCGAACGTCTCGGCTACACCACCCACCCTGGCCTGTCGGCGGTCGAGCGCTTCATGAAGCACTACTTCCTGGTCGCCAAGGATGTTGGCGACCTGACCCGCATCTTCTGTGCCGCGCTCGAGGAAGAGCAAGCCAAGCACGTGCCGGGTTTCAACCGCATCTTCCTCACCTTCTCGCGGCGCAAGCGCAAGCTGGCCGGCACCTCCGACTTCATTGTCGACAACCACCGCATCAACATCGCCGACGACCAGGTGTTCGAACGCGATCCGGTCAATCTTTTGAGATTGTTCTGGTTCGCCGACAAGCACGGCCTGGAATTCCATCCCGATGCGCTGAAGCTGCTGACCCGCTCGCTCGGCCTGGTCAACAAGTCGCTGCGGCGCGACGAAGAGGCCAACCGGCTGTTCCTCGACATCCTGACGTCGGACCGCAATGCCGAACTCAATCTGCGGCGCATGAACGAGGCCGGGCTGCTCGGCAGACTGATCCCGGATTTCGGCAAGATCGTCGCCATGATGCAGTTCTCGATGTACCACCACTACACGGTGGACGAGCACCTGATCCGCTGCATCGGCGTGCTGGCCGAGATCGAGCGCGGCGACGGCGAAAAGGTCCATCCCCTGTCGCACACGCTGATGCCGGGGCTGAAGAAGAGCCGCGAGGCGCTTTACGTCGCGGTGCTTCTGCACGACATCGCCAAGGGCAGGCCGGAGGATCATTCCGAGGCCGGCGCCAGGATCGCACGCCGCATCTGCCCGCATATGGGGCTGTCGCCGGCCGATACCGAAACCGTGGCATGGCTGGTCGAGAACCACCTCGTGATGTCGATGACGGCGCAGACCCGCGACCTCAACGACCGCAAGACCATCGAGGATTTCGCCGCGATCGTGCAGTCGGTCGAGCGGCTGAAGATGCTTTTGATCCTCACCGTCTGCGACATCAGGGGCGTCGGACCCGGTGTCTGGAACGGCTGGAAGGGCCAGCTGCTGCGAACGCTCTATTACGAGACCGAACTGCTTTTGACCGGCGGGTTTTCGGAAGTGTCGCGCGCCCAGCGCACGACGGCGGCGCGCGAGCGTCTGGCCGAGGCGCTTGCCGACTGGCCGGACAAGGCCCGCAAGCGCTATGTCGGCCAGCACTACGAGAATTACCTTTTGACCGTCGATCTCGCCGACCAGCTGCGCCATGCCGAGTTCATTCGTGAGGCAGACGCGTCGGGCAACAAGCTTGCCACCATGGTCAAGACCCACCAGTTCGAGGCGGTGACCGAAATCACCGTGCTGGCGCAGGACCATCCCCGCCTGCTGTCGGTGATCGCCGGGGCTTGCGCCGGGGCCGGCGGCAACATCGTCGACGCGCAGATCTTCACGACGTCGGATGGCCGCGCCCTCGACACCATCCTGATCTCGAGGGAATTCGACCGCGACGAGGACGAGCGCCGGCGCGCCGAGCGTGTCGGCCGGCTGATCGAGGACGTGCTGTCGGGCAAGAGCTGGCTGCCGGAGATGATCGAGAAGCGCACCAAGCCGCGGCGCGGCGCCAAGGTGTTCAAGATCCCGCCACGCGCCGAAATCCGCAACACGCTGTCCAACCGTTTTTCGGTCGTCGAGGTTGAAGGCCTGGACCGGCCGGGGCTGCTGTCGGAGATCACCGGAACACTCTCCGACCTGTCGCTCGACATCGCATCGGCCCACATCACCACCTTCGGCGAAAAGGTCATCGACACCTTCTATGTCACCGACCTCACCGGCCAGAAGATCGACAACCCGGCCCGCATCGCCACCATTCGCAACCGGCTGATGGCGACGCTCGAAGGCATCGTGCCCGAACGCGGCGGCAAGGCCAGGGCGGCGGCCGCCGAGTGA
- a CDS encoding heavy metal translocating P-type ATPase, whose amino-acid sequence MTHSNHDHHAHSGCCSAKGAAPAAKAVVRDPVCGMIVDPAAGKPAAEHDGHLYHFCSQGCCTKFVAEPEKFLTATDPVCGMSVDRATARHFARHEGQGFYFCSPACQAKFEAEPQKYLGDRPARQPMPKGTQYTCPMHPEIIRDKPGSCPKCGMALEPMGVPTGDEGPNPELVDFTRRFWVSAALSVPLLIVAMAPMLGLTFQAFVDERTTVWLELALASPVVLWAALPFFHRGWDSLVNRSPNMWTLISLGVGAAYLYSVVATLFPDIFPHQFRGHGGAVPVYFEAAAVIVALVFLGQVLELRAREKTGSAIRALLDLAPKTARLIAADGSESDVPLDAVKAGDRLRIRPGDAVPVDGTVLDGRSSIDESMITGEPLPVEKTEGDALTGGTLNRQGSLIMRAERIGAETTLARIVELVAKAQRSRAPIQGLADRVSFYFVPAVVLVAIAAFVAWAIFGPEPSLIFAIVSAVSVLIIACPCALGLATPMSIMTATGRGAHAGVLIKEAAALERFASVDTLIVDKTGTLTEGRPKLTDVVTANGFSEDELLALAAGLEKGSEHPLAEAIVDGAGTRGVTVAEASGFEAVTGKGVSGTVSGKKVALGNAAMMADLGIDIASISARAEALQTDGKTAMFVAVGNRLAGLVAVADPIKATTAEAIRALHGSGLRIIMATGDNERTANAIARTLGIDEVRAGLLPEQKAALVDELRAKGKGVAMAGDGVNDAPALAAADVGIAMGTGADVAVESAGITLVKGDLNGIVRARTLAQATIRNIRQNLFFAFLYNVLGVPVAAGVLYPLTGTLLSPMLAAAAMSLSSVSVIANALRLRTLKL is encoded by the coding sequence ATGACGCATTCCAATCACGATCATCACGCGCATAGCGGCTGTTGCTCGGCAAAAGGCGCCGCGCCTGCCGCAAAGGCCGTTGTTCGCGACCCGGTCTGCGGCATGATCGTCGACCCGGCCGCCGGCAAGCCTGCGGCCGAGCATGATGGCCATCTCTATCATTTCTGCAGCCAGGGCTGCTGCACGAAATTCGTTGCCGAGCCGGAAAAATTCCTGACGGCCACCGATCCGGTCTGCGGCATGAGTGTCGATCGCGCGACGGCCAGGCACTTTGCCCGCCACGAAGGCCAGGGCTTTTATTTCTGCTCGCCCGCTTGCCAGGCGAAATTCGAGGCGGAGCCGCAAAAATATCTCGGCGACAGGCCGGCGCGGCAGCCGATGCCCAAGGGCACGCAATACACCTGCCCGATGCATCCCGAAATCATCCGCGACAAGCCAGGATCCTGCCCGAAATGCGGCATGGCGCTGGAGCCGATGGGGGTGCCCACTGGTGACGAAGGCCCCAATCCGGAGCTGGTCGATTTCACCAGGCGGTTCTGGGTCAGTGCCGCACTGTCTGTGCCGTTGCTGATCGTCGCCATGGCCCCGATGCTCGGCCTGACGTTCCAGGCTTTTGTCGATGAGCGGACCACGGTCTGGCTGGAGCTGGCATTGGCCAGCCCCGTCGTGCTGTGGGCGGCGCTGCCTTTCTTCCACCGCGGCTGGGATTCGCTCGTCAACCGCAGCCCCAACATGTGGACGCTGATCTCGCTCGGCGTTGGTGCTGCCTATCTCTACAGTGTCGTCGCCACGCTGTTTCCCGACATTTTCCCGCATCAGTTCCGCGGCCATGGCGGTGCCGTGCCGGTCTATTTCGAGGCCGCCGCCGTCATCGTCGCACTGGTTTTCCTTGGCCAGGTGCTGGAGCTGCGCGCCCGCGAAAAGACCGGTTCGGCAATCCGCGCCTTGCTCGATCTCGCGCCGAAGACCGCGCGGCTGATCGCCGCCGATGGTTCCGAAAGCGATGTGCCGCTCGACGCGGTCAAGGCCGGCGATCGCCTGCGCATCCGCCCCGGTGACGCCGTGCCGGTCGACGGCACGGTGCTGGACGGTCGTTCCTCGATCGACGAATCGATGATCACGGGCGAACCGTTGCCGGTCGAGAAGACCGAGGGCGATGCGCTGACCGGTGGCACGCTCAACAGACAAGGCTCGCTGATCATGCGCGCCGAGCGGATCGGCGCCGAGACCACGCTTGCGCGTATCGTCGAGCTCGTCGCCAAGGCACAGCGCTCGCGTGCTCCGATCCAAGGCTTGGCCGATCGCGTTTCCTTCTACTTTGTCCCGGCCGTGGTGCTGGTAGCGATCGCGGCCTTTGTCGCCTGGGCGATCTTCGGACCCGAGCCCAGCCTGATCTTTGCCATCGTCTCGGCGGTGTCGGTGCTGATCATCGCTTGCCCCTGTGCGCTCGGCCTCGCCACGCCGATGTCGATCATGACCGCCACCGGGCGCGGGGCGCATGCCGGCGTGCTGATCAAGGAGGCCGCCGCGCTCGAACGCTTCGCTTCCGTCGACACGCTGATCGTCGACAAGACGGGTACGCTGACCGAAGGCCGGCCGAAACTGACCGATGTCGTCACGGCAAATGGTTTTTCCGAGGACGAATTGCTGGCGCTTGCCGCCGGCCTGGAGAAAGGGTCGGAGCATCCGCTGGCCGAGGCCATCGTCGACGGTGCCGGCACGCGCGGTGTGACCGTTGCCGAGGCCAGCGGCTTCGAGGCGGTCACCGGCAAGGGCGTGTCCGGTACGGTGTCAGGAAAGAAGGTCGCGCTCGGCAACGCCGCGATGATGGCGGATCTTGGCATCGACATCGCATCCATCTCAGCCAGGGCCGAGGCGCTGCAGACCGATGGCAAGACGGCGATGTTCGTTGCGGTCGGCAACAGACTGGCCGGCCTCGTCGCCGTCGCCGACCCTATCAAGGCAACGACGGCCGAGGCGATCAGGGCGCTGCATGGCAGCGGCTTGAGGATCATCATGGCGACCGGCGACAATGAACGCACGGCCAATGCGATCGCCAGAACCCTTGGCATCGATGAGGTTCGCGCCGGCCTTCTGCCGGAACAGAAGGCAGCACTCGTCGATGAGCTGCGCGCCAAGGGAAAAGGCGTTGCGATGGCCGGCGACGGCGTCAACGACGCGCCGGCCCTTGCCGCCGCCGATGTCGGCATCGCCATGGGCACCGGTGCCGATGTCGCCGTCGAAAGCGCCGGCATCACCTTGGTCAAGGGCGACCTCAACGGCATCGTGCGTGCACGCACGCTGGCCCAGGCGACGATCCGCAACATCCGCCAGAACCTGTTCTTTGCCTTCCTCTACAACGTGCTTGGCGTGCCGGTCGCCGCCGGCGTGCTCTATCCGCTCACCGGCACGCTGTTGTCGCCGATGCTGGCGGCGGCGGCGATGAGCTTGTCCTCGGTGTCGGTGATCGCAAACGCATTGCGGCTGAGAACATTGAAACTCTGA
- the murJ gene encoding murein biosynthesis integral membrane protein MurJ, translated as MSLVKKFATVASGTLMSRALGFGREMLMAAALGTGPVADAFNAAFQFPNTFRRLFAEGAFNAAFVPLFAKEIETHGTDGAKRFSEEVFGVLFTALLALTIVMELSMPLIVRYLVAPGFASTPGKFDTTVTLATIMFPYLICMSLGAMMAGMLNSLRRYFAAAVAPVFLNIILIGVLAYAWYKGSDALAVGYALSWGVLAAGLVQLAIVWVAVRHAGISIGFRRPKMTPAVKRLLILALPAAITGGITQINQLIGTAIASAQNSAVSSLAYADRIYQLPLGVVGVAVAIVLLPELSRALKSGNLIEAANLQNRSVEFTLFLTLPAAAALWVMSEPIVRLVYERGAFAANGSTPTVAAILAIFGLGLPAFVLIKAFTPGYFAREDTRTPMMFAAISVAVNVTTALTLFPRMGAPGIAVASAVAGWVNAVMLLGVLIRRGHWGRDVPLMKRIPRLVLSAVVMGAALYFAEHWFTVRLGPGSPLVVKATTLLSLVAGGALLYFITAFATGGADFGMIRRNVKRGTPKASPPQPDPTDGPGD; from the coding sequence ATGAGCCTCGTCAAGAAATTCGCAACGGTTGCTTCCGGCACGCTGATGAGCCGCGCGCTTGGTTTCGGCCGCGAGATGCTGATGGCGGCCGCACTCGGCACCGGACCGGTCGCCGACGCCTTCAACGCCGCCTTCCAGTTTCCCAACACCTTTCGCCGGCTGTTCGCCGAGGGCGCCTTCAACGCCGCTTTCGTGCCGCTGTTCGCCAAGGAGATCGAGACCCACGGCACCGACGGCGCCAAGCGCTTCTCAGAGGAAGTGTTCGGCGTGCTGTTCACGGCGCTGCTGGCGCTGACCATCGTCATGGAACTGTCGATGCCGCTGATCGTGCGCTATTTGGTGGCGCCGGGGTTTGCCAGCACGCCGGGAAAATTCGACACCACGGTGACGCTGGCGACGATCATGTTCCCCTATCTGATCTGCATGTCGCTAGGCGCCATGATGGCGGGCATGCTGAATTCGCTGCGCCGCTACTTTGCCGCCGCGGTGGCGCCGGTGTTCCTCAACATCATCCTGATCGGCGTGCTCGCCTATGCATGGTACAAGGGCTCCGACGCCCTTGCAGTCGGCTACGCGCTGTCCTGGGGCGTGCTTGCCGCCGGACTGGTGCAGCTGGCGATCGTCTGGGTGGCGGTGCGCCATGCCGGCATCTCGATCGGCTTCCGCCGCCCGAAAATGACGCCCGCGGTCAAGCGGCTGTTGATCCTGGCGCTGCCGGCGGCAATCACCGGCGGCATCACCCAGATCAACCAGCTTATCGGTACGGCAATCGCCTCGGCGCAGAACAGCGCGGTGTCCTCGCTCGCCTATGCCGACCGCATCTACCAGCTGCCGCTCGGCGTGGTCGGCGTGGCGGTGGCGATCGTGCTGTTGCCCGAACTGTCGCGGGCGCTGAAGTCGGGCAATCTGATCGAGGCGGCCAATCTGCAGAACCGCTCGGTCGAATTCACGCTGTTCCTGACGCTGCCGGCAGCCGCGGCACTCTGGGTGATGTCGGAGCCGATCGTTCGGCTGGTCTATGAGCGTGGCGCGTTCGCCGCCAACGGCTCGACGCCGACAGTGGCGGCGATCCTGGCGATCTTCGGCCTCGGCCTGCCCGCCTTCGTGCTGATCAAGGCGTTCACCCCAGGCTATTTCGCCCGCGAGGACACGCGCACGCCGATGATGTTTGCCGCCATCTCGGTGGCGGTGAACGTCACCACGGCACTGACACTGTTTCCACGGATGGGCGCGCCCGGCATTGCGGTGGCCTCGGCCGTCGCCGGCTGGGTCAACGCGGTGATGCTGCTCGGCGTCTTGATCCGGCGCGGCCATTGGGGCCGCGACGTGCCGCTGATGAAACGCATTCCACGGCTGGTGCTGTCGGCGGTGGTGATGGGCGCGGCACTCTATTTTGCCGAACACTGGTTCACCGTCAGGCTAGGACCCGGCTCGCCGCTGGTGGTCAAGGCGACGACGCTGCTGTCGCTGGTTGCCGGCGGAGCGCTGCTTTATTTCATCACCGCGTTTGCCACCGGCGGCGCGGATTTCGGCATGATCAGGCGCAACGTCAAACGGGGCACGCCGAAAGCGTCCCCTCCGCAGCCGGACCCAACTGACGGGCCAGGTGATTGA